A window from Dysidea avara chromosome 2, odDysAvar1.4, whole genome shotgun sequence encodes these proteins:
- the LOC136247896 gene encoding E3 SUMO-protein ligase ZBED1-like, translating to MADEEDAQEAVQEETLTDCLKRRNLVPPTHYTSKIWKYFGFKVDDKDKKYVFCGLCRAKLKYCHNTTNMGTHLKGVHPLFYAKSELKKKSTDEASSLKIRTAGGNEGTSEDESQRTLEDSFPATTTMPASSRRAKDITNAIGYFVAKDMMPISTTSGVGFKRLICVLEPRPLVSSVTSFALTTDCWTSHATQSFIGITIYFVTDNFQLKSFALANEELPVSHNAENLAAALEKVLEEWGLLHNNVACVTTDNAANIDNAVSGLKIGQVKDAVARCSRVVTYFHKCSRATYLLEVKQQALGLPSHSCLQEVEARWNSTLDMIERALEQQSAICATRIDQKRLDLMPQDSEFKILEGVATIIKPFCRNTSQVSGEENMTISAVKPLLHYLINTYQSSSDTSTKTTTLGNTRAGASNCVVAVTESARKAILDNLSTRYQGSLVNMLLCSASFMDPRFKSLPFVSVDYKKEIHANVKQQAINLMRSSKRNLESSDKEASGSGTGPPRKKSKHPDEAWSVILGPMFKKGSEDACGTSTDDQEVDKEFQKYLAEDLILIDNNPLKWWRDNQLRYPVLSKIAQQLLCIPATSVPCERLFSTSGNIITPKRALLDPNNASMLCFLAQNLPDK from the exons ATGGCAGATGAAGAAGACGCTCAAGAAGCCGTTCAAGAAGAAACTCTGACGGATTGTTTAAAGAGGCGGAACTTGGTGCCGCCTACACACTACACCAGCAAGATTTGGAAGTATTTCGGATTTAAAGTTGATGATAAAGATAAAAAGTATGTGTTCTGTGGGCTGTGCAGAGCGAAACTGAAGTATTGTCATAATACTACGAATATGGGAACACATTTAAAAGGAGTCCATCCACTATTCTATGCTAAGTCCGAACTAAAAAAGAAATCCACTGACGAAGCATCTAGTTTGAAGATTCGTACAGCTGGTGGTAATGAAGGCACGTCAGAAGATGAGAGCCAACGGACACTAGAAGACAGCTTTCCAGCTACCACAACAATGCCCGCAAGCTCCAGGAGGGCAAAGGACATCACTAATGCCATTGGATATTTTGTGGCCAAGGATATGATGCCAATTAGCACTACTAGTGGTGTTGGGTTTAAAAGGTTAATATGTGTACTTGAACCAAG GCCACTGGTTTCCTCGGTCACCAGCTTTGCTTTGACAACTGACTGCTGGACTAGTCATGCCACTCAGTCATTTATTGGCATCACGATCTACTTCGTTACTGACAATTTTCAGCTGAAATCTTTTGCACTGGCCAACGAAGAGCTCCCAGTCAGCCACAACGCTGAAAACTTAGCAGCTGCACTTGAAAAGGTGCTAGAAGAATGGGGACTGCTACATAATAATGTGGCCTGTGTCACAACAGATAATGCTGCAAATATTGACAATGCTGTGT CCGGCCTTAAGATTGGACAGGTGAAAGATGCTGTAGCAAGGTGCTCTCGTGTGGTAACTTATTTCCATAAGTGTTCACGAGCTACTTATTTGCTAGAAGTAAAGCAGCAAGCCCTTGGTTTGCCATCCCATAGTTGTCTTCAAGAAGTTGAAGCCAGATGGAACTCAACCCTTGATATGATTGAACGAGCGTTAGAACAGCAAAGTGCCATCTGTGCAACACGCATAGACCAAAAAAGACTTGATTTGATGCCTCAAGATTCCGAGTTCAAGATTCTTGAAGGAGTTGCTACAATTATTAAGCCTTTCTGTCGTAACACCAGTCAAGTTTCTGGAGAAGAGAACATGACCATTTCTGCTGTTAAGCCATTGCTACATTATCTGATTAACACTTATCAATCTTCAAGTGATACTAGCACTAAAACAACTACCTTAGGAAATACCCGAGCAGGCGCAAGTAATTGTGTGGTAGCTGTTACCGAAAGTGCACGAAAAGCCATTTTAGACAACCTTTCCACTAGATACCAAGGTTCTTTAGTCAACATGTTACTGTGTAGTGCTTCTTTTATGGATCCAAGATTTAAATCCTTACCTTTTGTTTCAGTTGACTACAAAAAAGAGATTCACGCAAATGTAAAGCAACAGGCTATCAATTTGATGAGAAGTTCTAAGAGAAACTTGGAAAGTAGTGACAAAGAAGCTAGTGGCTCAGGTACTGGCCCACCACGCAAAAAAAGCAAGCATCCTGATGAGGCATGGAGCGTGATCTTGGGGCCAATGTTTAAGAAGGGAAGTGAGGATGCTTGTGGTACATCTACTGATGATCAAGAAGTAGATAAAGAATTTCAAAAGTATTTAGCTGAAGACCTGATCTTGATTGACAACAACCCATTGAAATGGTGGAGGGATAACCAGTTACGTTACCCAGTGCTTTCAAAGATTGCCCAACAACTGCTGTGCATTCCAGCAACCAGTGTGCCATGCGAGAGGCTATTCTCCACATCAGGAAACATTATAACACCAAAGAGAGCTTTACTGGACCCTAACAATGCAAGCATGTTGTGTTTCTTGGCACAAAACTTACCTGACAAGTAG